Proteins encoded by one window of Myxococcus guangdongensis:
- a CDS encoding TraR/DksA family transcriptional regulator, with the protein MNAKQRDELKALLLALHSELTEKVPAKIEPNRTDDARIGGDEDEQPLNEMMQAIASNRNRNMDGVLARVLKALGKLRDEPDSFGDCEECGDEIPLGRLRAMPYAELCVTCQGGKDGPKGRATRRKLTDYS; encoded by the coding sequence ATGAACGCGAAACAGCGAGACGAACTCAAGGCCCTGTTGCTGGCGCTGCACTCCGAGCTGACGGAGAAGGTGCCGGCGAAGATCGAGCCCAACCGGACCGACGATGCGCGCATCGGCGGGGACGAGGACGAGCAGCCCCTCAACGAGATGATGCAGGCCATCGCCTCCAACCGGAACCGGAACATGGACGGCGTGCTGGCCCGCGTGCTCAAGGCGCTGGGCAAGCTGCGCGACGAGCCGGACTCCTTCGGGGACTGCGAGGAGTGCGGCGACGAGATTCCACTCGGTCGCCTCAGGGCCATGCCCTACGCCGAGCTGTGCGTCACGTGCCAGGGCGGCAAGGACGGCCCCAAGGGCCGCGCCACCCGCCGCAAGCTCACCGACTACTCCTGA
- the deoC gene encoding deoxyribose-phosphate aldolase, translated as MSDSKDLSKFVEELADQVRRHVSSWTATREDSPGGFPVDLAPPATARVDPASIRSAADLAPYIDHTLLKPEARAEDVAKVAREAREHGFATVCVNSAQVATAAKVLAGSRTVPIAVVGFPLGASLSSAKAFEAREAIRAGAREIDMVLNVGALKAREHALVFQDIRAVVDACRPVPVKVILETSLLTDEEKVFGCLLSKSAGAAFVKTSTGFGSGGATVEDVALMRLAVGDDVGVKASGGIRSSEDALKMLRAGANRLGASASVAIVNGQVSTAKY; from the coding sequence ATGTCCGACTCCAAGGACCTCTCCAAGTTCGTCGAGGAGCTCGCCGACCAGGTCCGCCGCCACGTGTCCTCGTGGACGGCCACCCGGGAGGACTCGCCCGGCGGGTTTCCTGTCGACCTCGCTCCGCCCGCCACGGCCCGCGTGGACCCGGCCTCCATCCGCTCGGCCGCGGACCTGGCGCCGTACATCGACCACACGCTGCTCAAGCCCGAGGCCCGCGCCGAGGACGTGGCGAAGGTGGCCCGCGAGGCGCGTGAGCACGGCTTCGCCACGGTGTGCGTGAACAGCGCGCAGGTGGCCACCGCGGCGAAGGTGCTCGCCGGCTCGAGGACGGTGCCCATCGCCGTGGTGGGCTTCCCCCTGGGCGCCAGCCTCTCCTCGGCCAAGGCGTTCGAGGCGCGCGAGGCCATCCGCGCCGGCGCGCGCGAAATCGACATGGTGCTCAACGTCGGCGCGCTCAAGGCGCGCGAGCACGCGCTCGTGTTCCAGGACATCCGCGCGGTGGTGGACGCGTGCCGTCCGGTGCCGGTGAAGGTCATCCTCGAGACGTCGCTGCTCACCGACGAGGAGAAGGTCTTCGGCTGTCTGCTGTCGAAGTCCGCGGGCGCCGCCTTCGTGAAGACCTCCACGGGCTTCGGCTCCGGCGGGGCGACCGTGGAGGACGTGGCGCTGATGCGACTGGCGGTGGGAGACGACGTCGGCGTGAAGGCCTCCGGCGGCATCCGCTCCTCCGAGGACGCGCTGAAGATGCTGCGCGCGGGCGCCAACCGACTGGGTGCGTCCGCGTCGGTGGCCATCGTCAACGGGCAGGTCTCCACCGCGAAGTACTGA